A genomic stretch from Arachis stenosperma cultivar V10309 chromosome 3, arast.V10309.gnm1.PFL2, whole genome shotgun sequence includes:
- the LOC130970489 gene encoding uncharacterized protein LOC130970489 isoform X1 has product MASPCNNNNSSVNGFYNFLTQGLNNLHQNNNNFMSMQFMSKVLSSLQSFHSQLTILVQRLCLPVGGKWLDEYMDESSRLWDVCHALKSAISGMENYYSSASNIASSMDNYHHFTPELSHQVIRAIKVCQREILGLEEENKSLMETRIQPLCECINKSITTESKLNEFNGFRGVLYAMKSVSSLLLMILLCGVAYCCSSSCFAFQQTGYDHHHHHEGNNNNNNNMGFGSNFMASMGRLQHKVAEEIEHEINNNGQAGILLHEFTQAKVAMEEVKVELERVVVYEEEYEEVVIEEKVENLKHCFGFLRCGLETITGQLDDFFDDIVQSRKKLLDICTHN; this is encoded by the exons ATGGCTTCTCCatgcaacaacaacaactcttCTGTCAATGGCTTCTACAACTTCCTTACTcaaggactcaacaaccttcaCCAGAACAACAACAACTTCATGTCTATGCAGTTCATGTCAAAGGTTCTTTCATCTCTACAATCTTTTCATTCACAGTTAACCATTCTTGTCCAGAGGCTTTGCTTGCCTGTTGGAGGAAAATGGCTTGATGAGTACATGGATGAAAGCTCTAGGCTTTGGGATGTGTGTCATGCCCTCAAATCTGCCATCTCTGGAATGGAAAACTATTACTCTTCTGCCTCCAATATAGCTTCCTCAATGGATAACTACCATCACTTCACTCCTGAGCTTTCACATCAG GTTATTAGGGCAATAAAGGTTTGTCAAAGGGAGATTCTAGGATTGGAAGAGGAGAACAAGAGCTTGATGGAGACAAGGATTCAACCATTGTGTGAATGTATAAACAAGAGCATCACAACTGAGTCAAAGTTGAATGAGTTCAATGGATTCAGAGGTGTTCTTTATGCAATGAAGAGTGTTAGCTCATTGCTCCTCATGATTCTCCTATGTGGGGTTGCATATTGTTGCTCTTCTTCTTGCTTTGCATTTCAACAAACAGGttatgatcatcatcatcatcatgaaggcaacaacaacaacaacaacaacatggGTTTTGGATCAAACTTCATGGCTTCAATGGGAAGGTTGCAGCACAAGGTTGCAGAAGAGATTGAACATGAGATTAATAATAATGGGCAGGCAGGGATTTTGCTACATGAATTCACACAAGCAAAGGTTGCCATGGAGGAAGTGAAAGTGGAGTTGGAGAGAGTAGTGGTGTATGaagaagaatatgaagaggttgtgATTGAAGAGAAAGTTGAGAATTTGAAGCATTGTTTTGGGTTTTTGAGATGTGGTCTTGAGACTATAACAGGGCAACTTGATGATTTCTTTGATGACATTGTTCAATCAAGGAAGAAGCTTTTGGATATTTGCACCCATAACTag
- the LOC130968625 gene encoding transmembrane 9 superfamily member 1-like, with protein MSFFQSRSIFFFFLSLFLSSAFASESDHKYQQDEQVTLWVNKVGPYNNPQETYNYYSLPFCHPSSTSEAAHKWGGLGEVLGGNELIDSQLEIKFQKHVEKTVFCQIALDEAKVKQFKDAIENNYWFEFFMDDLPLWGYVGELHPDKNSDNGKHVLYTHKNIIVKYNKDQIIHVNLTQDIPKPLEVGRHLDMTYAVKWIPTNITFGRRFDVYLDYPFFEHQIHWFSIFNSFMMVIFLTGLVSMILMRTLRNDYAKYAREDDDLETLERDVSEESGWKLVHGDVFRPPRGLVILSAVVGTGAQLALLVLLVILLAIVGMLYVGRGAIVTTFIVCYALTSFISGYVSGGMYSRNGGKSWIKSMILTASLFPFMCFGIGFILNTIAIFYGSLAAIPFGTMVVVFVIWAFISFPLALLGTVVGRNWSGVPNNPCRVKTIPRPIPEKKWYLTPSVVSMMGGLLPFGSIFIEMYFVFTSFWNYKVYYVYGFMLLVFLILMIVTVCVTIVGTYFLLNAENYHWQWTSFFSAASTAVYVYLYSIYYYYVKTKMSGFFQTSFYFGYTLMFSLGLGILCGAVGFLGSNLFVRRIYRNIKCD; from the exons ATGTCCTTCTTCCAATCCCgatccattttcttcttcttcctctctctcttcctttCTTCAGCGTTTGCTTCCGAATCAGATCACAAG TATCAACAAGATGAACAGGTTACCCTTTGGGTGAATAAAGTTGGTCCTTATAACAATCCACAAGAAACATATAATTATTACAGCCTCCCATTTTGTCATCCATCTAGTACTTCTGAAGCTGCACACAAGTGGGGTGGCCTTGGTGAGGTCCTTGGTGGCAATGAACTCATTGATAGCCAACTTGAGATAAAATTCCAGA AACATGTGGAAAAGACTGTCTTCTGCCAGATAGCTCTGGATGAGGCAAAGGTTAAACAGTTCAAGGATGCTATAGAGAATAATTACTGGTTTGAATTCTTCATGG ATGACCTTCCTTTGTGGG GATATGTTGGTGAGCTACATCCTGACAAAAACAGTGATAATGGCAAGCATGTTCTCTACACACACAAGAATATTATAGTGAAATATAACAAAGATCAG ATCATTCATGTCAATCTCACTCAGGATATACCAAAACCTTTGGAAGTAGGGAGACATTTGGACATGACATATGCTGTTAAATGGATTCCTACTAATATCACCTTTGGACGACGTTTTGATGTTTACCTGGACTATCCTTTCTTTGAGCATCAG ATCCATTGGTTCTCCATTTTTAACTCTTTTATGATGGTCATCTTCCTTACTGGATTGGTGTCAATGATATTAATGCGAACTCTGAGAAATGACTATGCCAAATATGCTCGGGAAGATGATGATCTTGAAACTCTG GAGAGGGATGTTAGTGAAGAATCTGGCTGGAAACTTGTGCATGGTGATGTATTTCGCCCTCCTCGTGGTTTAGTTATTCTTTCCGCTGTTGTTGGCACAGGTGCCCAGCTTGCATTGCTGGTTCTTCTTGTCATCTTATTGGCTATTGTTGGGATGTTATATGTTGG GCGAGGAGCAATTGTCACAACCTTCATTGTGTGTTATGCTCTCACATCATTCATTTCTGGTTACGTAAGTGGGGGAATGTATTCTCGGAATGGGG GGAAAAGCTGGATTAAATCAATGATTCTTACAGCTTCACTGTTCCCATTCATGTGCTTTGGAATTGGATTTATCTTAAACACAATTGCTATATTCTATGGGTCTCTAGCTGCCATCCCATTTGGCACAATGGTGGTGGTTTTTGTTATTTGGGCTTTTATCTCTTTCCCTCTAGCACTTCTTGGTACAGTTGTTGGAAGGAACTGGAGTGGTGTTCCAAATAATCCCTGTCGTGTGAAAACCATTCCTCGCCCCATTCCTGAGAAGAAGTGGTACCTCACACCATCTGTGGTTTCTATGATGGGAGGGCTGCTACCCTTTGGAAGCATATTTATTGAAATGTATTTCGTATTCACTTCCTTCTGGAATTACAAG GTTTACTATGTGTATGGCTTCATGCTACTGGTTTTTCTGATTCTTATGATTGTTACTGTCTGTGTGACAATTGTGGGTACATACTTCTTGTTAAATGCTGAGAACTATCACTGGCAATGGACGTCTTTCTTTTCAGCTGCCTCGACAGCTGTTTATGTGTATTTGTACTCAATATACTACTACTATGTGAAGACAAAGATGTCGGGCTTCTTCCAGACGAGCTTCTATTTCGGATACACtttgatgttttctcttgggCTAGGAATTCTATGTG GAGCTGTGGGTTTTCTTGGTTCAAATTTGTTTGTGAGGAGGATTTACAGAAACATCAAGTGCGATTAA
- the LOC130970489 gene encoding uncharacterized protein LOC130970489 isoform X2 has protein sequence MASPCNNNNSSVNGFYNFLTQGLNNLHQNNNNFMSMQFMSKVIRAIKVCQREILGLEEENKSLMETRIQPLCECINKSITTESKLNEFNGFRGVLYAMKSVSSLLLMILLCGVAYCCSSSCFAFQQTGYDHHHHHEGNNNNNNNMGFGSNFMASMGRLQHKVAEEIEHEINNNGQAGILLHEFTQAKVAMEEVKVELERVVVYEEEYEEVVIEEKVENLKHCFGFLRCGLETITGQLDDFFDDIVQSRKKLLDICTHN, from the exons ATGGCTTCTCCatgcaacaacaacaactcttCTGTCAATGGCTTCTACAACTTCCTTACTcaaggactcaacaaccttcaCCAGAACAACAACAACTTCATGTCTATGCAGTTCATGTCAAAG GTTATTAGGGCAATAAAGGTTTGTCAAAGGGAGATTCTAGGATTGGAAGAGGAGAACAAGAGCTTGATGGAGACAAGGATTCAACCATTGTGTGAATGTATAAACAAGAGCATCACAACTGAGTCAAAGTTGAATGAGTTCAATGGATTCAGAGGTGTTCTTTATGCAATGAAGAGTGTTAGCTCATTGCTCCTCATGATTCTCCTATGTGGGGTTGCATATTGTTGCTCTTCTTCTTGCTTTGCATTTCAACAAACAGGttatgatcatcatcatcatcatgaaggcaacaacaacaacaacaacaacatggGTTTTGGATCAAACTTCATGGCTTCAATGGGAAGGTTGCAGCACAAGGTTGCAGAAGAGATTGAACATGAGATTAATAATAATGGGCAGGCAGGGATTTTGCTACATGAATTCACACAAGCAAAGGTTGCCATGGAGGAAGTGAAAGTGGAGTTGGAGAGAGTAGTGGTGTATGaagaagaatatgaagaggttgtgATTGAAGAGAAAGTTGAGAATTTGAAGCATTGTTTTGGGTTTTTGAGATGTGGTCTTGAGACTATAACAGGGCAACTTGATGATTTCTTTGATGACATTGTTCAATCAAGGAAGAAGCTTTTGGATATTTGCACCCATAACTag